The Streptococcus toyakuensis genome has a window encoding:
- a CDS encoding putative DNA-binding protein, with product MEIEKTNRMNALFEFYAALLTDKQMNYIELYYADDYSLAEIAEEFGVSRQAVYDNIKRTEKILEDYEMKLHMYSDYIVRSQIFDQILERYPEDAFLQEQIEILTSIDNRE from the coding sequence ATGGAAATCGAAAAAACCAATCGTATGAATGCGCTCTTTGAATTTTATGCGGCGCTTTTGACAGATAAGCAAATGAATTATATCGAGCTATACTACGCTGATGATTACAGCCTTGCTGAGATTGCCGAGGAGTTTGGTGTCAGTCGTCAGGCTGTCTATGATAATATCAAGCGGACAGAAAAGATTCTGGAAGATTATGAGATGAAATTGCACATGTACTCGGACTACATTGTTCGCAGTCAAATTTTTGACCAGATTTTAGAGCGTTATCCAGAGGATGCTTTTCTGCAAGAGCAAATTGAGATTTTGACCAGTATTGATAATAGAGAATAA